Sequence from the Rutidosis leptorrhynchoides isolate AG116_Rl617_1_P2 chromosome 3, CSIRO_AGI_Rlap_v1, whole genome shotgun sequence genome:
AAAGTTAAACAATAGAAACCTCGTGAAGATTATTTTACTATAGTTCGATATCTATAGATAAAATAAATCCTAAAAGTCTTATAAAACTCTAATGAACCCAAAtctacatattaatatatataggCTTAATCTAGCTAATGTGTCTAATATATAAAACAAGTCATATATAACCGAAGTCCAATATGTCGTCTTAGTCTAATATATATAACTTCAACTGATCGAGTAGCAAGTAGTACATCAAAGGCTTACAATTTAACTAGTGAATTAAGAACTGAATTCCATATTTTTGTTAGCGATAATAAAACAAGTATTAGATACATCACAATGAGTTCTAAATTATACATTTAAAGAGGAATCACAGTTAAAGCATGTGTAAAATGATTGGCTATTGAGTTATCCATAATTAGGATGCTGGGAATGAAGTCATTCTGGTAGTACGTACTTGGGTAAAGTTGAAGTCATTGCAAGAGGTTCCTCGAGCTAACAACGAGGAGCTAAAACCTAATCTTTGATCCTTTAGATCGAAGAACAAGAAATTATTCTCCATCTGATACGTCCCTATCACAATTGCATTTTTAATTCCTGAGCCACCATCGACTAATGCAAGACACGCGACATCATTCCCAACGTTCTTTAATAAGTTCTCTTGAGAAAGAGTCCATATTGACCCACCTTCCATTTTAAGATCAATATCGGGAAGACGATATGAAACACGAGTGGTAGGTCCACTAGCTCTAAAACACAGGCCAAAGGGTTTAACTGCATTTACTCGTGGAATAAAGCTTTTGGTAGCTCCTGAAATGCTTACGATAAGTGCTTTATAGATATCACTTCTGAGTGTGGTATAAGGCTTAATGGTACTAAGTCTCACTTGATCACTACCGATGATCGATAAGGGTAGAGGTATTTTGTTTCCTAAAAATGAAATTCGTTTGATTTTGATGAAATATCCGAGGGATTTTGCAGTCTTTCTAATCATTGGAGTATACGAAAGAAGTTTTCTAAGATCATGATTTGGATACAAAGTAAAATAAAAAGGCCCATCACCCAAAAATGTCCCCCCAAATTTTGATGGGGAGCTAGGTAGACAAGCTTGGTTTGGATTATAAGCTTGACGAGGAAACGATAATGCAGACCATGAAAAGGATGCAGCAGCGTGCACACTTTTGGGAAACGATTTCAACAACGAGGGAGGAGCACATGATAATACGAATTGTGCTCCGAAAGGAGAATCTGGAAACGGACTTAGGTTTCTCCCATTCGTCATATACATAGAAACCAAATCCGTGGTTAGTTGTGATAATTTACAAGATTTTAAGATGGATTTAAAGGCGTGACAGCACATATATTGCAACCATATTTGGATGTGATATTGAGAGAAGGACACCTAGGATTATTATAGACATACTTGCGAGCTTCTTTGCACAAAGTGTCATCTCACATCTTAAAGGAAATCTACAACCATCTTCTATGTCACAAGGGATCTCATATCGAAGCACGACACAGTCTTTCCAAGTGAAAGGAGCGTCGAGGTCGATGAGATAATAATACGCGTCTCCATCCCATAGTGGTTCGCGAAGTGACCAAGAAATTTTGTGAATAGATGTGTCGGCATCCTTTATAATGGGTATAACTGAGGTATTTAAGCGTATATATCGTGATAATACGTTATGAGTAAAACATACCAAGACAATGAAAAGTATATTTGTGAGATGCATTTTCAATTCTTGATGTTAGAGATTTTGTATGTTAAGTTGTTTACGATTTTTATATTTTTGTGTgaaatattagaatacatgtacatgtatatatagaaATGAAGATTAAAAGTCAATAAAGTTGACTAAGGTATAGCAATCAAGAGTGGGAGAAAGCAAGAAACTCGCCCACGAGGTTCGATGAGGTGACTCGTGGAAAAAGTCAGAAACTAATTAGATTTTCGCTACTAAGTTCGGAGTATTGAATTTAATAACATAAACATAGGATTGCATTACATGGAAactaaagtaatcgacattcgattacatataaccacgttaaatctcgcgtctttaattctttaattattgttctttcgtttgtcgattgtggaagggtaattctctggaattactctattgtttgggtcctataatccttacaattAGTATCTAGAGCTCAAGGTTCGAGTTGGGAACAATGGCGGAAGACGGTAAATTAAAGATCGAGCGGTTTGATGATAAAGACTtcgccttttggaagatgcaaatagaagactacttgtatcaaaagaaaattcaccaacctttgttggagaccaaacccgaaggcatgaacgatgccgattggatgctcttggatcgtcaagctttgggtgcggttCGTCTTGCACTCGCCAAGAACGTTGTTGGTAATATTATGAACGAAAAGACAACGTTTAACTGTTTGAAGGCACTctccaacatgtatgagaaacctacgacGGCGAATAAagtttttctcatgcgacaattgttcaacacgaagatgaaggaaggtatgagtgcaacggatcatatcaaagaattcaacaatcttgtttcaagattagagtcggttgaaatcaaatttgatgatgaactaaaagcactaatcttgctttcatcattaccggaaagttggtcgggtacgactaccgcggttagtagctctaccggtactactaagcttgcgtatgaaggaattagggatttaattctcggtgaagacactcgtaggagaagtTCAGGGAAATTGTTATCcgattctttgttaagtaccgacaaccgtggtaggaaaattGAACGCGGTGTGAAGAAGAGTAAAGGGAAgttcaagaagaggtatccatcgaaagaccgaagtgacgttatttgttggggttgcaatcaaaaggggcattatCAAAGATATTGTAAGAATTCTCCGGTTAAAGATGTTAACTTGACCGCGGAAGATACGGAGGAAGCACTACTATGTAGTATTGAAAGTTCGGTGGAGTCTTGggtcttggattcgggagcttcgtttcacacTACACCCACTAAGAGAGTGATGAGGAAATTTCGGGCATATCAAGGTAAAGTTAGATTGGCAAACAACAAAAGTCTCGAGATTAAAGGTATAGGAgaagttgtattgaagactactcttggttctaattggactttgaagaacgtgaggtttattcctaagttaaagaggaagttaatctcggttggtcaattagatgaaaaGGGTAATGGGGTTACTTTCAAGAATCACTAATGGGAGGTGATTAAGGGTAGTAATGTCgtagctcgtggacataaaaggggaactctttatatggttgaggtgtttgaagaagacacggtgattgctacggttgacgttggggctagttctactctatggcaccaAAGACTCGGATATATGGGTGAGAAGGGTACAAAGGATCTTAGTTTGAGTGGGAgtattccggatttgaaaaagatagagcttgggttttgcgaaccatgtacttatgggaagcaaaagaaggtaacttttgttaaatcggggaattcaccaaagttgaagaaattggagctagttcatacggaCGTTTTTGgaccaacgaatgtagaatcacatggaggttctcgttattatgtcaccttcattgacgacaccactcgaaaggtatgggtttagttttttaaagctaaatccgaagtttttggtacttttgtgaagtggaaagctatggttgagaatgagacaaatttaaaagtcaagtgcttaaggtcggacaatggaggagaatatggtagtcttgagtttaaaggccATTATGCAAACtttggtattagaatgttgaaaacggtaccggagacaccgcaacacaatggggttgcCGAATGTATGAACcgtacgttgaatgaaagggctaggagtatgagactacatgccggtttgcctaagatgttttgggcaaaTGCGGTTAATACGAAggcttatttgattaataggggaccctcaacaccattgggttttCGAATTCCCGAAGAAGAATGGCTAGGTAAAAAGGTTAGTTTTGATCATCTTAGAATCTCTGGGTGTAATGTTTATGTAAAGACcaaagatattgataaagataaacttgaagctaagtcaaagaagtgtacatTCATTGGTTACAGTTCGGATGagatgggctatcgttgttgggataatgaaGCTAGAAAGGTTATTTGATCGCGTGATGTtatctttgatgaagattcggtctatggtaaaccggaaacggggagtcaatAACTGGATCATGTTATTCTTGATGATGTTTCTCTTGATGATCTtgcgggttctagtgggagttcgagGAACAATGAATTGCCGATTAATGGTGATAGGTCGGATCTTGACAATGATAGGGATGGTTCGGATAACGGTGATAATTCTGAACATAATGCGAGTTCTAGTAATAAGGAGgctaatgaaaccggtccaaccataccgGTTGCTCCTATACTTAGATGCTCgaatagagtgcccaaacctaatcctagataTTCTCCATCaataaactacttgctctataccaagaatggtgaacccgaaagttactttgaagcaagaaagtccaaagaatccatacaatgggagcttgctatgaaagaagagatggagtCACTTGAGAaaaacaagacttggtcactagtgaaattacctcatgaaAAAAAGGCattgcaaaacaaatgggtgtatagaataaaGAATGAGGAGGATGGCAAGAAGAGGTACAAAGCACGGTTAGTGGTTAAAGGGTTTAACAAAGGAAAGGGATtgattaccaagagatattttcaccggtggtgaagatgactactattcattTGGTACTTGCGTTGGTCGCATTCGAGGACTTACATCTacaacaactagatgtgaagaccgtatTCTTACACCGAAATCTTGATGAGGAGATCTACATGAggtaacccgagggctttgaggtaaagggtaaagagaagtgagtTTGTATATTAAAGAAAAGCttgtatggattgaaacaagcacctcgcaatggtacttgagatttgatgagtttatgaagaaggttggttttGTAAAATGTGAAGTGGACCATTGTTGTtatttgaagaaattcaagtcttcttacataatcttattgttatacattgatgacatgttgcttgcgGGTTCGGACATGTTCGAGATCAATAAGTTGAAAGGTATGCTTTCAAAAGAgttcgagatgaaggatcttggtagtgctaagcaaatacttggaatgagtattATGCGTGATCATGCTAAAGGTGTTCTATACTTGGCTCAATCcaagtatattgagaaagtagtagaaaagtttaatgttgataaagcaaaggctcgtactatgcctttgggtagcgtgATAAAGTTATCAAAgaatcaatcacctaaaacggaagaagacaaagcggagatggaaaaggttccgtatagatcggccgtgggaagtattatgtatgccatggtttgtacgagactggatatagctcatgcattgggagttgttgtaacgacccgactttttcgacttatattgttgtgcttattactttcacgaaactgcgtatttgtgcgtactgagctatattatattctgggatcattattcatattgattactttcgtttatattttaaaacgtgttattaagtacgtagttacgtaacttgatcctcgaatgcttttatgaccgttagtgtcactggaCGTTTAGAACGAGGTATGTACTCTGTACACGATTaattttggtcataattggaatattatgactacgtgaaactaatttttattttctaatgacaattagttGGCTtaatggttgcttaattacgcttagtaattttctaatgcacactagttagtcttgttggactttctaccttattggacttaagcccaccctactttagttattggacttttaagttagcccaattttaaatggattatgacccatataaatgcaagataaaaacccattaatatgagccaacatactagcatttttgttacccATTatcacacatgttgcatgggatcccaacttAAGCACCACatttagaccaccactaagcaaaaagcaaaagttgtcccccctttTGCCCCCCCAAACCCACGACTAcataccaccaccaccactataaataccaagctcattcctcccatttcacacttgttctcattcacattttacacacacttgctctctaattctctctctaatctttctcacactaaaacttgtaagtttcttgattttcttcttcttcttccttctttattttcgacatcatcatcatcattaaaggatcaagctttttagcttcttgatcttgttatatcttgaagattcaaactttgatttgaatccttcaagaacatgaaagatttaagctttctagctttgaatcttcattactttgttggatctaagttttctagcttatgatccctttattttgttaaaaagatcaaaacttgtgtttatgatcttcatgaaacttgaagatctagccttttgctttaaggatcttcaagaacattaaagatccaagctttctagcttagggtttcattattttgtttagatctaagctttttaagtttatgatctcattacttttactagatcttagctttttagcttatggtctcattactttttactagatcttagctttctagcttatggtctcattaatcttgtaaggaTTTAAGCTTTCTAGcatagggtttcttaatacttgaatatctaagttattattgtagatctcacttacttggaacctttttatgatttttatggtgataaaaatcaagtcttcatcatctcatatgatgaagatgcataaacttgtgtcaaaaggacaaaggttgaagctttattgggtttatgcaataaagagacaaccttgatgttcaaaacttgtagaatgttagtttttactcttagttgtgtgtcgatggttgaaacttggtcaaagttatgctaaaacatcaaagagttgtacacttgaagcttacacgcatcaaggatgagaaccgtgatgagcatcaagcaccaagaaactcaccggagcacttgtttgctgtttttcagggtctgattagactcctgggacttctgaaaaattgattttcagatagttcggtaagagtagatgacttttcattcaagactcacctaaatccgatatacggtttaggatttatatccttccgaaaatcactacgcctttgtaacgacgtgctgaaaattctgacctactcgcgcttgaaccgtcgccacagtcaaacatcaagttaggatctaaaaattggacagcggttataggactcacatacggagccttggacactgaccacgcgtcttttcggtttgtatagaggtcgtagcagctgtccgaagtcagccttttgtttcgatctctattcttgttgaaaacttactttatcttttacgaatgatgaagatgatgatgatgatacttaaggcttaacttattcacttttaaacttttggggacaatatactgacctaataacctttgacttaggttgaggacctttcggaccgacttactacttgcatacttttcatatcaactTTACCGCAATTCACTgagagttatagcttccctttttacttgaactatttttgggactgagaatacatgcactttttatgttttacatactagacacgagtacttaaactttatatatgtgtgggtaacataacggcacaaagattccccttagctcgataacgtttagtcattggtttatgaaccggtgaacgcgaatcttagatatggatccatagggtttgacatccccactcgggctagtcgcgctagcattcaacgggtgtttaatacttcgtaaacttatgcacttgccaggtgtacttttagggggtgatattacttgttaagttagttaccgggtgcccacggataagcatatacctttcatattgttttgaatacgaaatctcgtggtctacattacattactgattacaaacaaactatagctcaccaacattagtgttgactttttaagcatgtatttctcaggtgcttagacgttgttgctaccACTGTTAGACTTGTTGTTATACTCTTGGTGTAAGACTTGCTATTACAGACtcgatgtgttagacttccgctgcattgtttagagatgtctcaagcatgaaacttttattttgcattcagaacttatgttattttcgaataatagctttgtaatgacctttgtatcacgtacttatgttaatgctttctattcgtagaggcacgttaccttttgtaaaacatttgacgttggtaaagatgttaccttttcatgaatgcaaaacttgttttaaaacagcatgtagtactata
This genomic interval carries:
- the LOC139901730 gene encoding gamma conglutin 1-like, producing MTNGRNLSPFPDSPFGAQFVLSCAPPSLLKSFPKSVHAAASFSWSALSFPRQAYNPNQACLPSSPSKFGGTFLGDGPFYFTLYPNHDLRKLLSYTPMIRKTAKSLGYFIKIKRISFLGNKIPLPLSIIGSDQVRLSTIKPYTTLRSDIYKALIVSISGATKSFIPRVNAVKPFGLCFRASGPTTRVSYRLPDIDLKMEGGSIWTLSQENLLKNVGNDVACLALVDGGSGIKNAIVIGTYQMENNFLFFDLKDQRLGFSSSLLARGTSCNDFNFTQVRTTRMTSFPAS